A single genomic interval of Lentimicrobium saccharophilum harbors:
- a CDS encoding helix-turn-helix transcriptional regulator — protein MDQPKVERLLRLMMLLTSNRSNTVSDLSGRLGITERSVYRYIDTLREAGFVLKKDGSYFRIDKSSPYFKEISNLVHFTEEEAWVLKSAIESIDENNLIKQNLKKKLYTVYNYRILADTVSKGKNARNINALVEAMEEEKQVIIRGYSSANSKRVSDRLIEPFAFTTNYIQVWAFDTVSETNKLFKISRMNGVEVCETPWQSKARHATARIDVFRISSTESLPVKLTMSLRAASLLTEEYPLAEKYLQCINDNHWVFEAGVCSYDGVGRFVSGLLGEIFQIEPDEFKQHIISKLENNLINLKNNLKKDIS, from the coding sequence ATGGATCAGCCAAAAGTGGAAAGACTGCTCAGACTGATGATGCTTCTGACCTCCAACCGGAGCAATACGGTTTCTGATCTGTCGGGTAGGCTCGGGATCACAGAAAGGTCCGTTTACAGGTACATTGATACCTTGCGTGAAGCAGGATTTGTGCTTAAGAAAGACGGCAGTTATTTCAGAATTGATAAATCCTCGCCATATTTTAAAGAGATCAGCAACCTGGTGCATTTTACCGAAGAAGAAGCCTGGGTGCTTAAAAGCGCCATAGAAAGCATTGACGAAAATAACCTGATCAAGCAAAACCTGAAAAAGAAACTCTATACAGTCTACAATTACCGTATCCTGGCCGATACGGTTTCAAAGGGAAAAAATGCCAGAAACATCAATGCCCTGGTAGAAGCCATGGAAGAAGAAAAACAGGTAATTATCAGGGGATACAGTTCTGCCAACAGCAAAAGGGTGAGCGACAGACTGATAGAGCCATTTGCCTTTACCACCAATTACATTCAGGTGTGGGCATTCGATACAGTATCTGAAACCAATAAACTGTTTAAAATTTCGCGCATGAACGGTGTGGAAGTTTGTGAAACACCCTGGCAATCAAAGGCGCGGCATGCAACTGCCCGTATTGATGTTTTCAGGATCAGCAGCACCGAATCACTTCCGGTTAAGCTTACCATGAGTCTGAGGGCGGCCAGCCTGCTTACAGAAGAGTACCCTCTGGCCGAAAAGTATCTGCAATGTATAAATGACAATCACTGGGTATTTGAAGCCGGGGTATGCAGTTACGACGGCGTTGGCCGCTTTGTTTCGGGATTGCTGGGCGAAATTTTTCAGATTGAACCCGATGAATTTAAACAACACATCATCAGTAAATTGGAAAACAACCTGATAAATTTGAAAAATAATCTGAAAAAAGACATTTCGTGA
- the cas6 gene encoding CRISPR-associated endoribonuclease Cas6 encodes MRIRLNIRTDEPHGNVIPVNYSYPLSAWIYRTIASGNHEFAGFLHDSGFKTGLKQYKLFCFSQLQFPEKGFKVEGDRLSILKGECRLEISFMAPLALETFIAGLFRGQRFRIGDKLSAAGLRVESVEILPNPGFSGSMKFKCISPILVSKERHDSRNAEYLSPEHNDFQKIFFDNLINKYTAALTHRLIGAMTANSEDDSAMLLKILNTPRSHLITIKAGTPHQTKIKGYTFDFEITAPQPLIYTGYTAGFGEKNALGLGCVKIDGN; translated from the coding sequence ATGCGTATCCGCTTGAATATTAGAACCGACGAACCACATGGGAATGTAATTCCGGTTAACTACTCCTATCCGTTGAGTGCCTGGATCTACCGGACCATTGCCTCGGGCAATCATGAATTTGCAGGTTTTCTGCACGATTCAGGTTTTAAAACAGGTCTCAAACAGTACAAGCTGTTTTGTTTCTCTCAGCTTCAGTTTCCTGAAAAAGGATTCAAAGTAGAAGGTGACAGGCTTTCAATTTTGAAGGGAGAATGCCGGCTGGAAATTTCATTTATGGCTCCGCTTGCCCTGGAAACGTTTATTGCAGGGTTATTCAGAGGGCAGCGATTTCGTATAGGAGATAAATTATCGGCGGCCGGCCTTAGGGTGGAATCGGTTGAGATTCTTCCAAATCCCGGTTTCAGCGGATCCATGAAATTCAAATGTATATCGCCGATTCTGGTATCAAAAGAGAGACATGATAGCCGGAATGCTGAATATCTTTCCCCGGAACACAATGATTTTCAGAAAATATTCTTTGACAACCTGATCAACAAATATACTGCAGCGCTGACACACAGACTTATCGGAGCAATGACAGCAAACTCAGAGGATGATTCAGCCATGCTGTTAAAAATTCTGAATACACCCCGGAGTCACCTGATCACGATAAAAGCGGGGACTCCCCATCAGACTAAAATAAAGGGATATACCTTCGATTTTGAAATTACCGCACCTCAGCCATTGATCTATACTGGTTATACAGCCGGGTTTGGTGAGAAAAACGCCCTGGGCCTCGGATGTGTGAAGATAGATGGAAATTAA